A single genomic interval of Saccharomyces kudriavzevii IFO 1802 strain IFO1802 genome assembly, chromosome: 3 harbors:
- the HMLALPHA1 gene encoding transcriptional co-activator mating type protein alpha (similar to Saccharomyces cerevisiae HMLALPHA1 (YCL066W); ancestral locus Anc_1.1), with protein MFTSKPAFRIKKKTSKSYRKTVISKVEGNGIVKRISPSCFNVIRPLKKDIQIPAPASRFLKKIQIHRISSGNQTTQCRQLSKASIKSSKKHINSFMAFRAYYSQFGSGVKQNILSSLLSEEWHADKMQHGIWDYFAQQYNFINPGFGFVEWLTNNYAEVRGDGYWEDVFVHLAL; from the coding sequence ATGTTCACTTCTAAGCCTGCTTTCagaatcaagaagaagaccTCCAAATCATATAGAAAAACAGTTATTTCAAAAGTGGAAGGTAATGGCATAGTGAAACGAATAAGTCCAAGTTGTTTCAATGTTATCCGGCCACTTAAGAAGGATATTCAAATTCCTGCACCTGCATCTCGATTTTTaaaaaagattcaaatACATAGAATATCATCTGGAAACCAAACCACTCAATGTCGACAGTTGAGTAAAGCTTCCataaaatcatcaaagaaGCATATAAACTCTTTTATGGCATTTAGAGCTTACTATTCTCAGTTTGGCTCCGGTGTCAAGCAAAATATCTTGTCTTCTTTACTTTCTGAAGAATGGCACGCGGACAAAATGCAGCACGGAATATGGGACTACTTCGCGCAACAGTATAATTTTATAAACCCTGGTTTTGGTTTTGTAGAGTGGTTGACGAATAATTATGCTGAAGTACGTGGTGACGGATATTGGGAAGATGTGTTTGTACATTTGGCCTTATAG
- the CHA1 gene encoding L-serine/L-threonine ammonia-lyase CHA1 (similar to Saccharomyces cerevisiae CHA1 (YCL064C); ancestral locus Anc_1.3), with the protein MSIVYNKTPLLRQFFPSKSPAQFFLKYECLQPSGSFKSRGIGNLILKNAIRIQKDGRRSPQVFASSGGNAGLAAATTCQRLSLPCTVVVPTATKKRMVEKIRNTGAQVIVNGAYWKEADTFLKANIMNQIDSQVVEPIYVHPFDNPDIWEGHSSMVDEIVQDLKSQRISMNKVKGIVCSVGGGGLYNGIIQGLERYHLADKIPIVGVETNGCHVFNTSLRIGQPVQFKKITSIATSLGTAVISNQTFEYAHKYNTKSVVIEDKDVIETCLKYTHQCNMVAEPACGAALHLGYHTEILEKALGSKLAADDIVIIIACGGSSNTVQDLEETLEDLKKQGLPAIETADNFIFVEKTSTILKSA; encoded by the coding sequence ATGTCAATAGTTTACAATAAAACACCATTGTTACGCCAATTCTTCCCCAGTAAGTCACCTGCacagttttttttgaaatatgaaTGTCTCCAACCAAGTGgctctttcaaaagtaGAGGAATAGGTAACCTCATCCTGAAAAACGCCATCCGAATTCAAAAGGACGGTAGGAGGTCTCCACAGGTTTTTGCTAGTTCTGGGGGGAATGCAGGTCTTGCCGCCGCTACAACATGTCAGAGGCTATCTTTGCCATGTACAGTAGTGGTTCCTACAgcaacaaagaaaagaatggttgaaaaaattaggAACACCGGTGCTCAAGTTATCGTGAACGGCGCTTATTGGAAGGAAGCAGATACTTTTTTGAAGGCAAATATCATGAATCAAATAGACTCTCAGGTTGTTGAGCCCATTTATGTTCATCCCTTTGATAATCCTGATATTTGGGAAGGGCATTCGTCTATGGTAGACGAAATAGTTCAGGACCTGAAATCTCAACGTATTTCCATGAACAAAGTGAAAGGTATAGTCTGTAGCGTCGGTGGCGGTGGTTTATATAATGGTATTATTCAGGGGTTGGAGAGATATCATCTAGCTGATAAGATCCCTATCGTAGGAGTGGAAACAAATGGATGTCACGTTTTTAATACTTCTCTCAGAATTGGCCAACCAGTtcagttcaaaaaaataacaagtATTGCTACGTCTTTAGGGACCGCCGTTATCTCTAATcaaacttttgaatatgCTCACAAATATAACACCAAATCTGTTGTCATAGAGGACAAAGATGTCATTGAAACCTGTCTCAAATATACACATCAATGCAACATGGTAGCTGAACCAGCATGTGGTGCCGCATTGCATTTAGGTTATCACACGGAGATACTAGAAAAGGCATTGGGCTCAAAATTAGCCGCGGATGACATCGTGATAATTATTGCTTGTGGTGGATCTTCAAATACCGTACAGGATTTGGAAGAAACGTTGGAAGACCTGAAAAAACAAGGTCTCCCTGCAATTGAAACGGCCGACAATTTTATCTTTGTCGAAAAGACCTCCACTATTTTGAAGAGTGCTTGA
- the VAC17 gene encoding Vac17p (similar to Saccharomyces cerevisiae VAC17 (YCL063W); ancestral locus Anc_1.4) gives MATQALEDITERLLIRSQEAILQLDLWIQRQQRSSVCQTSDQESLDKLSQQYNQYMSQLNSLYVRSESVRDKLSKEQQRRLITEDNEHQRIEDLVHEFQDITSRLNELATVPHGVSNDSPQSQSTRSSSGSFQPRPLKIIERQRVCMVTPSKPPKKSVGFNPINDVDCPSKTNSLPCSPKKPPAKNRTLRAAKSHDTGLNKSKKMSSTDAYESFFKNKQRLSLTFFDEMDDEDLDSDQDTIILPNISTPPHMNVTAKGAEFEPLRRYNSHESILSNKPAPIMSLSLGGFPGSFYKPSHPTFGTSTSNVQVDCHPTITVSMASRRNGCYAPSSKALLSSFIARPDRIAAKQDPTNLKHTSFLDKFNSSLSTISESFQNKKGKKNKDVNDGRISNLNHIATQEQKKNIMDMSVSIEELQDALNTELLF, from the coding sequence ATGGCAACGCAGGCCTTAGAAGACATTACTGAGAGGCTTCTCATAAGATCGCAGGAGGCTATCTTGCAATTAGATCTTTGGATACAACGCCAGCAGAGATCATCAGTATGCCAGACGTCAGATCAGGAGTCGTTGGATAAGCTATCTCAACAGTACAACCAGTATATGTCCCAACTGAATTCTTTATACGTCAGATCGGAGTCTGTTCGAGACAAGTTGAGCAAAGAACAACAACGCAGGTTGATCACAGAGGATAATGAGCATCAACGCATAGAAGACTTAGTTCATGAATTCCAGGATATTACTTCGAGGTTAAACGAGTTGGCGACTGTCCCGCATGGAGTATCTAACGATTCGCCCCAATCACAATCCACAAGAAGTAGTTCAGGTTCATTTCAACCTCGACCATTAAAGATTATTGAAAGGCAGCGCGTATGTATGGTGACCCCATCGAAACCACCAAAAAAGTCGGTAGGTTTCAACCCTATTAATGATGTCGATTGTCCCTCCAAAACAAATTCATTACCATGCTCACCGAAAAAGCCACCTGCAAAAAATCGTACTTTACGTGCTGCCAAATCGCACGATACTGGTTTGAAtaagagtaaaaaaatgtcttcCACTGATGCATAtgaatcttttttcaagaataaacAGAGGCTTTCCTTGACCTTTTTCGATGAAATGGACGATGAAGATCTTGATTCTGATCAAGATACTATTATTCTGCCCAATATAAGTACCCCTCCCCATATGAATGTGACTGCTAAGGGTGCAGAATTCGAACCTTTAAGAAGGTACAATTCACACGAAAGTATATTATCTAATAAACCTGCTCCCATCATGTCTCTGTCCTTAGGAGGTTTTCCGGGCTCATTCTATAAACCATCCCACCCAACATTTGGAACTTCGACATCTAATGTGCAAGTTGACTGCCATCCAACGATTACTGTGTCGATGGCTTCCAGACGCAATGGCTGTTATGCCCCAAGTTCAAAGGCATTGTTGTCATCATTTATTGCACGACCAGACAGAATTGCAGCGAAACAGGATCCCACAAATCTTAAACATACATCGTTTTTGGACAAGTTCAATTCGTCATTATCAACAATATCAGAATCTTTccagaataaaaaaggcaaaaagaacaaggaCGTGAATGATGGACGAATATCAAATCTGAACCACATTGCAAcacaagaacaaaaaaaaaacatcatgGATATGAGCGTTTCCATAGAAGAACTACAGGATGCTTTGAATACAGAGCTTCTGTTCTAA
- the MRC1 gene encoding chromatin-modulating protein MRC1 (similar to Saccharomyces cerevisiae MRC1 (YCL061C); ancestral locus Anc_1.5), whose translation MYMFEIFSILFWRIMKNANLKRVCSIVVDASSKTNLKTSKRVSHPILTGIIKFSTMDNVLEVLSSLTSKKRVTTYKKIASPIPDGDDDVDGDLLSNNMGAPPALTGNGFLFGNATLNRVKNRLEGIDVPEDDRQIKDNENEDAVSTQLIANLYDGGEDLEETKSMGDNASLKDGIAAFTQTQRIPVSIQSENVVDVPIHSINQGKSARIIRDDGFFSTAAQTQKIIPATARIIPVATQRIHSRDTASQTQQVPFTKPIEPQTQIIGTTANDSDTQPLRIPVLTAEASLLFQTTPDCVPTIRMDPPSQIEHDKYKTQLDTMTQTAHDEGKTQVDTMPQTIHDDVSHTLKIRELQSELALEDSKREKARNVEYKKSRRNIPTMINFSKESFLADFDNSSSDEGTDVQLEKSQLKQQQDDNEVHENKPSEPNSVKNSRESYKNVPLLSSYANNLKREIDSSKCIILDLDSDSDDDGDDYMGGNMSIKDESALPISRLSKAAILNLKARLSKQSQNLTQMPNKNKGAKVDHNKLFNILRKASRKQILDHQREVIETKGFKLEDMAKEKEIVENLLEQEILRNRRIRQKEKEKEKLENKDSGSDSGSESSKFEMSDNEIANYELSSSESEKNKNSDDEQEEEEEEEEDIVLNKKKSYHVKHVINESDSEIETEQKMKVSKKFDATPKRNAIDLGHYGDNIDEEASNSFEEATTLNTQKIDNIIIKTHTIENREEEEVENDSIDEEVSEAIRRELIDKKKSQLRQKEKKHVAELKEFKSKGITNFFEMEAEESEDEWHGVGGADGEGSEEYDSEVEKMIDDYSKNSFNSHEIREMLAAENKEMDVKMINRILYDIKNGGFRNKRAKNSLELELSDDEDDVLQQYRLKRRELMRKRRLEIGDDTKLVKNPKSKAFFESMVEDIMEFKNPFKAEEESHQDLTSTATDLDTQDNDSIQIGDSTRNNEHRRVDDRSKKTIISEDFVQKSLSFLRSNNYDEFEMDKERARIQHDIGDEGVEDLFTLKQHSSIKSFTNSPTDSLSSKRVNSMIDLEQPTEDNNEVENEDPSLIGGFKHPSIIKSFASRTDINDKFKEGNKTVKISKTYKTVGSSKASITYMGKTRKLMAPKKKADRDHHHNHHSKAWKTQKSKLFESGQDSFDS comes from the coding sequence atgtatatgtttgaaattttttctattcttttttgGCGCATCATGAAAAACGCTAATCTAAAACGCGTTTGCTCAATAGTAGTAGACGCATCTTCTAAAACAAATTTAAAAACAAGCAAGAGAGTTAGCCATCCCATCCTGACCGGCATCATTAAATTTTCAACGATGGATAACGTTTTGGAGGTTTTATCGTCGTtgacttcaaaaaagagagtTACAACCTATAAGAAAATTGCCAGTCCCATTCCAGATGGGGACGATGATGTTGATGGTGATTTATTATCTAATAACATGGGCGCTCCACCAGCGTTGACTGGGAACGGGTTCCTGTTTGGCAATGCTACCTTAAATCGTGTTAAGAACAGACTAGAGGGCATAGATGTGCCCGAAGACGATCGGCAGATCAAAGACAATGAGAACGAGGACGCTGTATCGACTCAATTGATTGCCAATCTCTATGACGGTGGTGAAGATTTAGAGGAAACTAAAAGTATGGGGGATAATGCCAGTCTGAAGGATGGTATCGCCGCATTCACACAAACCCAAAGAATACCCGTCAGCATTCAATCAGAAAATGTGGTTGACGTGCCTATTCACTCCATCAATCAGGGAAAATCTGCCCGAATAATCAGAGACGATGGCTTTTTTAGCACAGCTGCACAAACCCAGAAAATTATCCCTGCAACGGCAAGAATAATACCAGTCGCCACACAACGTATTCATAGTCGCGACACAGCCTCACAGACTCAGCAAGTCCCGTTTACAAAACCCATTGAACCGCAAACTCAAATCATTGGAACTACGGCGAATGACTCAGACACCCAACCGCTAAGGATTCCAGTATTAACCGCTGAAGCAAGTCTTCTATTCCAAACTACGCCAGACTGTGTTCCTACGATTCGAATGGATCCACCATCTCAAATAGAGCATGATAAATATAAAACTCAGTTAGATACTATGACACAGACTGCGCATGATGAGGGTAAAACCCAAGTAGATACCATGCCACAGACTATTCATGATGATGTGTCGCACACTTTGAAGATTCGTGAATTGCAGAGCGAATTGGCCCTAGAAGATTctaaaagggaaaaagcTCGGAACGTCGAGTACAAGAAATCACGAAGAAACATACCAACgatgataaatttttcgAAAGAGTCCTTCCTTGCCGATTTTGACAACTCATCCTCGGATGAGGGTACTGATGtgcaattggaaaaatcgCAACTAAAACAACAGCAAGATGACAATGAAGTGCACGAAAACAAACCATCCGAACCGAATTCAGTTAAAAATTCGAGAGAAAGCTACAAAAATGTACCACTACTAAGTTCTTATGCTAATAACTTGAAACGGGAAATCGACTCATCAAAATGTATCATTTTGGATCTCGATAGTGACAGTGACGATGACGGGGATGATTATATGGGTGGTAATATGTCAATTAAAGATGAAAGTGCTTTACCAATTTCTCGGTTGTCAAAGGCAGCAATATTGAATTTGAAGGCAAGACTATCAAAACAAAGTCAAAATTTAACTCAAATGCCTAATAAAAATAAGGGTGCTAAGGTAGATCATAATAAATTGTTCAATATATTAAGAAAGGCTAGTAGGAAACAAATTCTGGATCATCAAAGGGAAGTTATTGAAACAAAAGGCTTTAAGTTGGAAGATATGgccaaggaaaaggaaattgtgGAGAACTTGCTAGAACAAGAAATCCTTAGAAATAGAAGAATTAGACAAaaggagaaggaaaaggaaaaactggaaaacaAGGATTCCGGTAGTGATTCAGGATCAGAGTCTtccaaatttgaaatgAGTGACAATGAAATAGCTAATTACGAACTATCTAGTagtgaaagtgaaaaaaataagaattcTGATGATGagcaagaggaagaagaagaggaagaggaagatatTGTCctgaataaaaagaaatcttaCCACGTAAAACACGTCATAAACGAATCAGACtctgaaattgaaactgaacaaaaaatgaaagtcAGCAAAAAATTCGATGCCACGCCGAAAAGAAACGCCATTGATTTGGGTCACTATGGTGATAACATTGACGAGGAGGCTAGTAACTCATTCGAAGAAGCTACCACTTTAAATACGCAAAAAATTGacaatattatcattaaAACACATACAATAGAAAATagagaggaagaagaagtggAAAATGATAGCATCGACGAGGAAGTTAGTGAAGCAATTCGTCGTGAATTAATTGATAAGAAAAAGTCACAACTGagacaaaaagaaaaaaagcatgtTGCTGAATTGAAAGAGTTTAAGAGCAAAGGTATTacaaacttttttgaaatggaaGCCGAAGAATCTGAGGACGAATGGCATGGTGTCGGTGGTGCAGATGGTGAAGGGTCTGAAGAATATGATTCTgaagtagaaaaaatgattgaTGATTATTCCAAGAACAGCTTCAATTCACATGAAATTAGAGAAATGCTGGCTGCagaaaataaggaaatggatgtaaaaatgataaataGAATCCTTTACGACATCAAGAATGGGGGGTTCCGTAACAAAAGGGCGAAAAACAGCTTAGAGCTCGAGCtaagtgatgatgaagacgacgTGTTACAACAATACCGtctcaaaagaagagaattgatgagaaaaagaaggttaGAAATTGGTGACGATACTAAACTGGTTAAGAACCCTAAATCCAAGgccttttttgaaagtatgGTCGAAGATATTATGGAATTTAAAAATCCATTTAAggcagaagaagaatctcATCAAGATCTCACAAGCACTGCCACAGATTTAGATACCCAAGACAATGACAGCATACAAATTGGTGATAGTACGAGAAATAATGAACACAGACGTGTGGATGACAGGAGTAAGAAAACCATCATATCAGAGGACTTTGTGCAGAAAAGTCTCTCCTTTTTGAGAAGTAATAATTACGACGAATTTGAAATGGATAAGGAAAGAGCAAGGATACAACATGACATTGGTGATGAAGGAGTTGAAGATTTATTTACTCTAAAACAACATAGCTCCATTAAATCATTCACGAACTCACCGACTGATTCGTTGAGTTCGAAGAGAGTAAATTCAATGATTGACTTAGAACAACCCACAGAAGACAACAATGAAGTGGAAAATGAGGATCCATCATTAATTGGTGGATTCAAACATCCGTCAATAATCAAATCGTTTGCATCCAGGACTGATATCAATGATAAGTTTAAAGAAGGTAACAAGACAGTCAAAATTTCGAAGACTTACAAGACAGTAGGAAGTTCAAAGGCTTCTATTACATATATGGgtaaaacaagaaaattaatggcacccaaaaagaaagctgaTAGGGATCACCATCATAATCATCATAGTAAAGCCTGGAAGACACAAAAAAGtaaactttttgaaagcgGACAAGATAGTTTTGACAGTTAG
- the KRR1 gene encoding ribosome biosynthesis protein KRR1 (similar to Saccharomyces cerevisiae KRR1 (YCL059C); ancestral locus Anc_1.6) — protein sequence MVSTHNREKPWDTDDIDKWKIEEFKEEDNGSGQPFAEESSFMTLFPKYREGYLKTIWNDVTRALDKHNIACVLDLVEGSMTVKTTRKTYDPAIILKARDLIKLLARSVPFPQAVKILQDDMACDVIKIGNFVTNKERFVKRRQRLVGPNGNTLKALELLTKCYILVQGNTVSAMGPFKGLKEVRRVVEDCMKNIHPIYHIKELMIKRELAKRPELANEDWSRFLPMFKKRNVARKKPKKIRNVEKKVYTPFPPAQLPRKVDLEIESGEYFLSKRDKQVKKLNEQKEKQMERELERQEERAKDFTAPEEESYKPSKN from the coding sequence ATGGTGTCTACACATAATAGAGAGAAGCCTTGGGATACCGATGATATTGATAAGTGGAAGATAGAGGAGTTTAAAGAGGAAGATAATGGTTCAGGTCAACCCTTTGCTGAAGAGTCCAGTTTTATGACCTTATTTCCTAAGTACAGAGAGGGCTACTTGAAAACCATTTGGAATGACGTGACGAGGGCTTTGGACAAGCACAACATAGCGTGTGTACTAGATTTAGTCGAAGGTTCCATGACTGTAAAGACCACCAGAAAGACATACGATCCCGCGATTATCCTAAAAGCAAGAGACTTGATCAAACTACTAGCCAGATCTGTTCCCTTCCCACAGGCTGTCAAGATCTTACAAGATGATATGGCGTGTGACGTTATCAAAATTGGCAATTTTGTTACCAACAAGGAAAGATTCGTCAAAAGAAGGCAGCGTCTTGTAGGTCCAAACGGTAACACGCTAAAGGCTTTAGAACTTCTAACCAAATGCTATATTCTGGTACAAGGTAACACGGTAAGTGCTATGGGTCCATTCAAAGGCTTAAAAGAAGTCCGTCGAGTCGTGGAAGACTGTATGAAAAACATTCACCCAATCTATCATATCAAAGAACTAATGATTAAAAGAGAGTTGGCGAAAAGACCGGAACTGGCTAATGAAGATTGGTCAAGATTCTTGCCCATGTTTAAAAAGAGAAACGTCGCCAGAAAGAAGCCAAAGAAGATCAGAAATGTCGAAAAGAAAGTCTACACCCCATTCCCACCTGCTCAATTGCCTAGAAAGGttgatttggaaattgaaagCGGTGAGTATTTCTTAAGCAAGAGAGATAAGcaagtgaagaaattaaacgaacaaaaggaaaaacaaatGGAAAGAGAGCTCGAAAGGCAGGAAGAAAGAGCTAAGGATTTCACTGCTCCGGAGGAGGAATCATACAAGCCAAGCAAAAATTGA
- the ADF1 gene encoding Adf1p (similar to Saccharomyces cerevisiae ADF1 (YCL058W-A); ancestral locus Anc_1.7) — protein MGKSSLRMKTQGKNGGVGKKVQKKRPISTAERKRTKLQVEKLNKSSEIMIPTLLRETATQEPTKKRAKSTLKAEELVKDQAKDCKVREQIQTEKSKTNDSMLEQIEMISGFSL, from the coding sequence atgggtAAAAGCAGCTTGAGAATGAAAACTCAGGGCAAGAACGGTGGCGTTGGCAAAAAAgtacaaaaaaagaggccGATCAGCACCGCTGAGAGGAAGAGAACCAAGTTGCAAGTGGAAAAGCTAAACAAAAGCAGTGAGATAATGATACCGACTCTGTTACGGGAGACAGCCACGCAAGAACCGACTAAAAAGAGGGCCAAATCAACTTTGAAAGCCGAAGAGCTCGTTAAGGACCAGGCAAAGGACTGCAAGGTGCGAGAACAGATTCAAACGGAAAAATCGAAGACAAACGATAGCATGCTGGAGCAGATTGAAATGATATCCGGATTTTCCCTATAG
- the MIC10 gene encoding Mic10p (similar to Saccharomyces cerevisiae MOS1 (YCL057C-A); ancestral locus Anc_1.8), with translation MSEQAKLQEPAKSTSSNDSIKNGSAVSTILDAKWDIVMSNMLVKTAMGFGVGVFTSVLFFKRRAFPVWLGIGFGVGRGYAEGDAIFRSSAGLRSSKV, from the coding sequence ATGTCCGAACAAGCAAAACTACAAGAACCAGCGAAAAGCACCTCTTCCAACGATTCTATCAAGAATGGCAGCGCCGTGTCCACGATTCTCGACGCCAAGTGGGACATTGTCATGTCCAACATGCTGGTTAAGACTGCCATGGGATTTGGTGTCGGTGTGTTCACTTCGGTGCTGTTCTTCAAACGCCGTGCATTCCCCGTATGGCTAGGCATTGGGTTTGGTGTTGGAAGAGGCTACGCTGAGGGCGATGCCATCTTCAGGTCCAGCGCCGGTCTCAGATCCTCGAAGGTTTAA
- the PRD1 gene encoding metalloendopeptidase (similar to Saccharomyces cerevisiae PRD1 (YCL057W); ancestral locus Anc_1.9) — MRLLLCKNWFTSPVISPLLYTRCLSAMTNAASFPIAPQAPPTWSFTPTDIGGKTTEIIDKSNKFYELMSQVESPSVTNFIEPFMKFENELGPIINRLTFLQHVSSDKEIRDASVDSSMKLDELNIDLSLRHDIFLQFARVWQDAQPKADSLKKETFKYIEKSYKDFIHSGLELDEANRLKIKEIKKKISMNSINFSKNLGEQKEYITFTKEQLEGVPDSILAQFETTKSEKGGEDTLYKVTFKYPDIFPVMKLASSAQTRKQAFLADQNKVPENEAILLDTLKLRDELASLLGYNTYADYNLYDKMAKDSRTVMDFLNDLKGKLIPLGKKELQVLQDMKVKDVERSKKDEDPNYYIWDHRYYDNKHLLENFNVDLEKISEYFPLETTITGMLQIYETLFNLKFIETKEPQNKSVWHEDVKQLAVWNMDDPKSPRFIGWIYFDLHPRDGKYGHAANFGLSSSFMINDSKRSYPVTALVCNFSKSTKDKPSLLKHNEIVTFFHELGHGIHDLVGQNKESRFNGPGSVPWDFVEAPSQMLEFWTWNKNELVSLSSHYKTGERIPESLIDSLIKTKHVNGALFTLRQLHFGLFDMKVHTCKDLENLSICHTWNQLRQEISLMPNGGTLSKGYDSFGHIMSDSYSAGYYGYLWAEVFATDMYHTKFAKDPLNTKNGVQYRDIVLARGGLYDINDNLKEFLGREPSKDAFLKELGLQS, encoded by the coding sequence ATGCGATTGTTGCTGTGCAAGAATTGGTTTACGTCGCCCGTCATCTCGCCGCTACTCTACACACGCTGCCTATCCGCAATGACTAACGCTGCCAGCTTTCCCATTGCTCCCCAAGCCCCGCCCACCTGGTCGTTTACTCCCACAGACATTGGCGGGAAGACCACAGAGATCATCGATAAGAGCAACAAGTTCTATGAACTCATGAGTCAGGTGGAAAGCCCCTCTGTGACGAATTTCATCGAGCCTTTCATGAAGTTTGAAAACGAATTGGGCCCAATCATTAATCGATTGACTTTCTTGCAGCACGTGTCGTCTGACAAGGAAATTAGAGACGCGTCTGTAGATTCCTCGATGAAGCTAGACGAGTTGAACATCGATTTGTCGCTGCGTCATGATATCTTTCTGCAATTTGCTCGCGTCTGGCAAGATGCTCAGCCAAAGGCGGATTCCctcaaaaaggaaacctTTAAATATATTGAGAAGTCTTACAAGGACTTCATTCATTCTGGTTTGGAACTGGATGAGGCGAACCGTCTGAAGATCAAAGagatcaaaaagaaaatttccatGAACTCCataaatttttccaagaatcTCGGTGAACAGAAGGAATATATCACTTTCACCAAAGAGCAACTGGAGGGTGTGCCGGACTCCATCTTGGCGCAGTTTGAGACAACCAAGTCCGAGAAAGGTGGTGAAGACACTCTGTATAAAGTTACTTTCAAGTACCCGGACATTTTCCCCGTGATGAAATTGGCATCCTCAGCCCAGACCAGAAAGCAGGCGTTTCTGGCGGACCAGAATAAGGTCCCTGAAAATGAGGCCATACTGTTGGACACATTGAAATTACGTGACGAATTGGCCTCCTTACTGGGCTACAACACGTATGCCGACTATAACCTATACGATAAAATGGCCAAGGATAGCAGAACGGTAATGGACTTTTTGAACGATTTGAAAGGCAAGTTGATTCCGCTGGGCAAAAAAGAGTTGCAAGTCCTGCAAGACATGAAAGTCAAGGACGTCGAAAGGTCTAAAAAGGATGAAGATCCAAATTATTACATCTGGGATCACCGCTATTATGATAACAAGCATCTGCTAGAGAACTTCAATGTAGATTTAGAGAAAATTTCCGAATATTTCCCCTTGGAGACTACGATTACGGGCATGTTACAAATTTACGAAACTTTGTTCAACCTTAAATTTATCGAAACTAAAGAACCCCAAAATAAATCTGTCTGGCATGAAGATGTCAAGCAATTGGCCGTCTGGAACATGGACGACCCCAAGTCTCCAAGGTTTATTGGGTGGATCTATTTCGATTTGCATCCTCGCGATGGTAAATATGGCCATGCAGCCAACTTCGGTTTATCCTCATCGTTCATGATCAACGACTCCAAAAGATCATATCCGGTCACTGCATTGGTTTGTAATTTCTCCAAATCCACAAAGGATAAGCCTTCTTTGTTGAAGCATAACGAAATAGTAACGTTTTTCCATGAACTGGGTCATGGTATCCATGATCTGGTGGGCCAAAACAAGGAATCGAGGTTCAACGGTCCCGGATCTGTCCCATGGGATTTCGTAGAAGCGCCTTCTCAAATGTTGGAATTTTGGACCTGGAATAAAAATGAACTAGTAAGTCTGTCGTCGCATTATAAGACGGGTGAAAGAATCCCAGAGTCTTTGATCGACTCTTTGATCAAAACTAAGCATGTCAACGGGGCTTTATTCACCCTAAGACAGTTGCATTTTGGATTATTTGATATGAAAGTGCATACTTGCAAGGATTTAGAAAACTTATCGATTTGTCATACCTGGAATCAATTGAGACAGGAGATCTCTTTGATGCCCAATGGCGGTACTTTATCCAAGGGTTATGATTCTTTCGGGCACATAATGTCGGATTCTTACTCTGCTGGTTATTATGGTTACTTATGGGCGGAGGTCTTTGCCACTGATATGTACCATACAAAATTCGCAAAGGATCCCCTCAATACCAAGAATGGTGTACAGTATCGTGATATCGTCTTGGCCCGTGGTGGTCTTTATGATATTAATGATAACCTGAAGGAATTCCTTGGTAGAGAACCTTCTAAGGACGCCTTCTTAAAGGAGCTGGGCTTACAAAGCTGA